Genomic DNA from Podospora pseudoanserina strain CBS 124.78 chromosome 4, whole genome shotgun sequence:
CAATACAATAGTCGAATACCCGCTCATTGAAGACGGGATGGTTGACGCCTAGACAGGTGGTGGCCACCACAGGGGTGCCATGCCAGGCTCTGCGGATCTCGTCAAACGAGGACATGGGTTGACTGGCGAGGGTAACAAAGTCGCGAACCTCGGGGTGAACCTTGGCTGGCGCTCCCAGACGCAGAATGGGGATTTTGTCGTCTTTCAGCTTGAGGAGAATATTGTCCACAGCGGTGTGGGTGTACGACGTCAGAAGAAGCGTCTTGCCTTGACCGATGAGAGCCCGGATGATGTGCGCGATGGTAGTGGTTTTGCCCGTACCGGGCATGCCCAGAACCAAAGCGTAGTCCTTGGCACTCATCACCTTCTCCACGGCTGCCTTTTGGTCGACGTTCAAGCTGTTCTTGCCCGGAACGGAATACTGAGTGGGAGCAGACTTGAAGCTGGGGGGTATCAAATCTACCACAAGCTGACGTATTCGCTGAAAGCCCTGAGGACCATTCGTCATGATCTGAACAAGATTATTCCGCACCGTCGCCATTCCGTTGCTGAACTCGTCCTTGTCGAGTCTGTACCGAATAGGGGGCTCTTTGATCTTCCCCTGACTTTGTGCCGGAGCTGCCCCCTCGGGCGCCACCTCCATGATACTCGCAAACACCTGATTATCCACCTCGTCGAACCCAGGCTGTCGAATGCGGGCATTATGTAATCTCCTGTCAACCGCCACGCTAATCCTTTGCTTCCTCACAGCCGTAACGTACCCCAACGCAAGCGCGAAATGCCCCTGCTCGTCAGACACAACAATCGGCTCTCCAACCTGAAGCTGCGAGTCCATGAAAGAAAACCCAGCCGCCGGACTCTCCTTGATAAACGTGTACGTGAACCGGTTAATCTTGGCCTGgttctcatcctcaaacgCCGAGCCCTCCTCGATGATGACATTAGCAAAACATCGACCGACCTTCTCGCGTTCGGTGCTGACCATAGTCCAAAGCTCGCGGCGGAGTTTCTGactttccttttcttccttggTCAAGAGATCCTCCCACTTCAAGAAGAACTCTTGATGCCTCGGAGAAAGATGTTGAACGGCAGCCTCGAATTTCTCGTTCAGCCCACTCGTGTCGCCATTtccaccatcagcaagcttATGGTAGATGAAACAGGACGTCTGAGCATAACATCTTTCGCAAGCATTCTTGCTTCTCTTCATGGGCGGTAGCTGAACACTTCTTTCGCGGATATAACAGGCCAGCGCGTTGCGCTGCATAATCATATGCCGAAGCTCATGTCTGATGGCGGGAATTCGGAGAGTCTGCGACGTCTCCATATAGTACAGAATACCGTAGGCGATTTCAATATCGTATCGATCCGACAGCAACAGATTGTACAAGACAGTTTGAGCCTGatggttggcggtggcgtTCTTTCCGGTCTTGACCTCAAAAGGTACAGTCAACGTCTGTGAGACATTGCCTTCGCGCATTGTGACCTGCACTGTCGCATCAATGTTGCCTTTGAGGCCATACATGGGAGACCAGACATGCTCCTCAACATCCAAAAGCTTGCTGACACACATGTTGATCTTTTCGCCGTTTCGTCCTTGAACGTTGGCATTCGCCTGGGGTGCCGCAGAAACAAATGCCTGGGCCCAGGACCTGAGCTCCGGCATCTTCGAAACAAGATGATTGCGGGCATCGTCCATGCTGACCTTGATGACGTAGATATCCTCCATGTGCTTCTGGAGCGTCTTGTCGATGACATCCCGCAGATAGTCCATAGTCCATTCGTTGGCCATCAGAGCCGCCTGAAACACCTCGTGGAGAATGGTACCATAGACCAGAGCAGGCGTCGCTTCGCTGGTTGCCTTGACGCGATCCTGGAGGACAGCACGTCGCATGCACGTGAAAGAATCCGCAATCACTGTCGAGGAAATGAGCTGGTCTGGGTGCAaaatgatgatgttgtggttgttgtcgatGATGCATCGGCGAGAAGGCTCAAAATCACCAATGATATGAACATAGGCTTTGGGGTTAGCCTGCGTATCAACCCAGTCACCCCTGAGATGGACCATGTACGTCGTCTTGGTGCCCTCATGCTCTACCCAAAGGACCTATTGTTGTCTTAGCGGCATATAATCACCTTTTCTGAGCACATGGCATACCTTTTCCTCGGATTCACGTCCACGGTCATCGACATAGGAGCTCTCCAGCACATTTGTAATCAAATACCTCTGGATAGCTTTGGGCTTTTGGCTTGGCTACACCAAAGAAAGTCTTAGCATACCTCGTCGCGGTGTTTTGATATTGGCTACCGTATGATACGTACATGTGTTGGCAGGGCGCGGGCAGATGCCCCTTGTGTGGCGGCTAGCTCCATCGCATCAAAGTCGGCATCATCaaaatcatcgtcatcaaagCCACCCCCAtaagcatcatcatcatcatcccccccaccgTCATCAAGAACGGGctgggcttgctgctgcgctGGGGCTTGACTTTGGGAAGCATGTTGTGCTTCTATTTGTGTAATGAGATTTTCTGCGCCCTCCAAAAAATCCACATcaaaatcatcaaactcgtcgtcgtcgaatCCGTCAGCTGCGGATTTTGGCTGTGGTTTGGCGCTTGGGACTTCCTCCTTTGGAGGGTCGACCTCTTTCGTAGGAAGTATTGTAGCGTCAAGCTCCATGAGAGTATCATCGTCGAAATCGTCATCGCCGTAGTCCGAGGAAGTCTTACTTCTTGCGGGGGCGGCGTCCGGGGCGACTCTGGAGAGCTTCTGGGCGAGTGGAGAACTTGCAGGAGGTTCTCGTGAAGGAGATCGGCTTCTGCTGGTGTCGACAGTTTGCGATCCTTGTGAGGACGACTTTCGGGCTTGGACCTCGAATGATCTACtaagctcaccaccaacggTTTTCAACATTTCTTCAACCATGACCGATTTGGACTGTGAGGCGTTCGTTCGGGTGCCAAGCTCTGTTTCGTCCAGTCCCCCAAGCTTCCGTCTCTTGGGCCAGTTCCGACCCAGACTGAGTGTTTTCCTCAAAGACCGTTGGCTGCCAGGTGCCATGCCATCCCGGGCGGGGCGAGGAGACGAAGACACCATCAGATCGGCAGGTGATGGATTCGCAAGGCGAGATGGACTAGCGTCTGTCCCAATAATGTTGTAGGAACCCCAGAGCGCTGATGTTGGGTCGTCACGAAGAGGTCCGTGGCCTTGGTAGGTCTTCCTGACACCAGCAGCGGGTGTGGTACCCTTGGTGATGGGCGAAGAGACTGGTGACGAGCTTCTAGCACGCCTTTTCCGATTTTGATAGAGCAGTATAGTCGATATTCCAGATTCGTGGGGGTTAATATCGTTTGCCCACATCAGCCGTTCGCTAGGGGAGTCCTCTTGGTCGGCTTTTGGGGCGGCTTTTGGGACGTCATCCAGGGAAGGCGAGGACTGAGGAGCTACTTGTGGAATCGAGTCGACGATCTGTTCTTTTTTGAGGAAGTCGACGGTAGAATCGGACTCGGCGGCTGACTCGCAATCTTTGGCATCAAACTGAAAtgccttgagcttggtctTTGTTTTGGAGGAGACCCGGAGGGCAGGTCTGGGTGGAGCAGGGTTGGGGTGCGTCTTCGATCTTTGCCATTGCGATCGCTATTCACCTGTTAGTTACCATCTGCAATCATGTGCGGTTGGGATGGAAGACCAACCTTGGAGGGTAACTTGTTGCTGTCCGAATAGGATTTCTGTAGTGGAGGCATGGTATCGTGTGGTAGGGGCGTCACCACATGGATGATATAAATAAAGACCAGAAAAAAGCACAGTGCGGAAGTGGGCAAGACAAAACGAATGGAGGACCAAATTGGAGATGCAAAAGTGTATGGAGCAAAGCCAGGTTCAAAGTATCTAGCAATTGAGTCGACAGGACCTGTCTGTGTCTTGTCCTGGTGGCCTGGAGACCGGGGGAAGGAAGTGCCTTTTTCGACGACGCACTTAGACGGTACGCGTCGGGGTCGCGTGTGTTGACGTGCTGCCATGCTGCCCCTCTAACATTTGGCCAGGTATAATGCcactgataagataagcAAATACCAGGGGTCCCTGGAAACTCCACAGAAGCTGGCAGGGACAGCTGCCCCGTGtgcaccaccaacccctcaagGTTCCTCTATTTTGAAGATGGCTGAAGACAGTGGCTGCTGAAGGTTACCAGAAAATCTGGGACACATTGCAAACATCAAACGCTACCGATGAAACCCACCAGACTTGCATCGCCGAGCTTCTAGGGTCATTTCTCGTGGGCGAATTTGAGGGGTTCCATGTTGAGGGGAAATACCAAACCTCCACTCTAGTCAACCTCGTTTCGCGCACCAAACGACAGCACTACACCATGGACGAATACCCAGCTGGCAGTCTGGACCATAGTGTTCCGTTCCTGCTCACACTCGGCACATCTGGCGATCCAACTTACCAGTCAGGCCTGAGTGCAGTGCTCAAGGAACAGGCCATCCTGATCCGTTCCGAGCTCCCACCTCTCGATTCAGACCAGGCGCATGCCCTCTTGCGATATATCCAGAACCGCGATGCGTCAGACCTGCCCTGTAATGGCCGAGATGCGCCAAAGAAGCACCGATTCCACGTCAAGACGGCCGAGAGGGTAGGTGGACGATTCCGCGCAAATGTCTATCTTGTCCAAGATAGGGACCTGATGTTTATGTGCATACCTAGTCAATACTCCTACCGCCTCGCCGCGCGCGCCTCCCAGATGGCATCGACATGCCCTCACCGACTGCTGTGCTACACTCTCCCTACTCTCCCCTGAGTCCCATCTCACCATTATACCCCGACGGTCTGATCGGTACGCAGTGGATTCGCAAACACCAGGACCTCGTCCCCAGTGTGTTACTGTGCTTCTATACCCTTACTTCCGACCCAACACTTGCGACGCTTAATGACAACAAAATCAAGACGGATGTGAACAACATCAGGGCCCTTCTCAGCCAGTCCGGCTATAAAACGCGCTTGGCTGTTGTGCTCTTGAGTGACAAGACATCTGCCTCAGGTGATCATGTGCAGGACCGATTGGAGAGTCTCCGAAGGGGATGTGGCATAGATGCAAAATCTTTGTTTCTTGTACCGCCCGGTGATtcgaaggaggagcttgagcgCATGGCTGAGAACATGCTGACAACGCTCTACACAGCCTCACTGGACTACTACCGGGACCTTGGGAGGCATTCACGGAAGAAACGGGGCAGGGGAGTGGCACCGCAGCCGACGGTACCACCGACCTCGGGCACATCACAAACACTCTCGCTGGCGGGATGGAATGTGCGCTATGACTTCAAAAGCGCCGTATTCGCGGAATATCGGCAGGAGATGGATGTTGCCCTAAGATCATATGAGCAGGCCTACGAGAACCTGCTCAGCTCGGAGCTGATGGAAGTGATTCCAAGTTGGAGTCCACGGTGGAACGAGGCTAGGTTTCTCGCCGATGTCTTGGCTGTGCGCTGTCTTCGATGTCTGTTGTGGAACGGTCAGCACAGCGCGGCTGCTCGACGATGGCAGTCCCACCGGGAGAGGATAGCCGACTTTCTCGACCGTCGAGGTCGGGGCACCGGAAACTATGGATGGGAAGCTTGGGAATCTCGATGGGCGCTTCTCATGGCCAATCTGATGGAAAAGGCCAGCATCCCCGAGTTGGCTCCGGTGACCCACAAGCTGTACCTCCAGCCGGAGAAGAATGTGATGGGAGAGCGGTTGCAGCCATGGGAATTTCTGCATCACACGGGATATTGGTATCGTCTGTCGGCAAAGCACATGCAAGCTAGGAGGGACTTTGCACATGCGATACCCGAAGACGATAGGAGGTCTCCCAGCATGTCGCCGGCGTCTTTTGTGGCCAAATCAGCGTTTGCTTATGACACTTACATGTGTCCGGATCCTTTTGAAGAGTATCCTCTACATCGTGGTGGCTTTGATCACGGCCggtttgtggtggagaggttgatgaaggcACGTTCGGAGTTTCTCAAGCGGGAACAAGTACGTCTGGCCGCAGAAGTGTCCCTGGAATGTGCCCGAGAACTCGGCCTGACTGAGGAGTGGTCCGGCATTGTCAAGCTGCTGCGTCCGTTGTGGAAAGACTTGCCATTCAGAAGTGAGGGCTGGACCACAATTGCGGAATTGTTGAGCTGGAATCTCCGGGCTGCCGCAGTGGAACTTGACGATGctgagttggtggtgactATTGATTGGGAGCTGTTGAACCAGAGTACGTTCTTATGGCAGGTTCACATTTACGTTGTGCTGACTTTGTTGCAGCTTTCCAAAAACGTCCCAACTGGGAGTATGACATTACCAAAGCTCTTGACCAAATCGATACCGAGTCCAAGCCAATAGTGTCTCTAGCCGACGGTCAAATACTCCCCTTCATCTGGacatcttttcttttccgagaagaggaaggcaaAGCGGGCCAGAACGTGCGAAGTCAGCTCACGATCAAATCCAATGCGCATCAGGGGTCCACTCCTGTCTCTCTGACCAGTCTCTACCTCAACTTCAGCGGCAGCTTGGACCGGGTAGTTATAGAgcatgatgatgctgctgcggtACAGGAAAAGAGGGGCAACACATCAATATCTGCGGTCCCGCTAACGCGCGATGATGCCGAGGCCGAAGTCACAGACCTGGGCGCAACCAACAAAAGCGTCATACTTCAAGGCGCTGCTGACCTGACGCTTGCCCCTGGCCAGACTTTGGTATTCAACCTTGAAATTCCATTACGGGAACCAGGCGAGACGGAAGCTCAGTCATTGGTGGTGAACCTGGACACTGAGGAGTTCGACTTGCACCATGAGTTGAAGTTTCATCAGACGCCAAAAACCAACTTTTGGTATCTTTCTGGCTCTGCCACGAAACGCATTGCGCGTCCGAATCCACTCGCGATCAAGGTGCAGCCTAGGCCACCGAAGCTGGAGATCAAGTGCCCGGTCTGGAAGGATCAGTACTACACGGATGAGGCCATCGTCCTCGAATTCGAGCTCACCAATGGCGAAGATATCGAGGCGCTGGCCAAACTTGATGCTACACTCTTTGGCGAGAATCCCCCAGCGTTCACTGTTGATATTGCAGGCCATGAGTCTCAGACATCATCCAGTTCCCGCAGCGAAGAGAGCAAACTGATAGGGGCACCCCTGGGCACCATTGAAAGTTCCAAGACCTCATCAGTTCAACTTCGACTTCCACCAGTTGATCGCTCCAGTCAGTACGACCTCACCTTGAAGGTCACTTACTTTCTCCCTACCAACCCTGGTACGCCGATCACCCAAACTACGGCGTTTCAACTCAACATTGTCAACCCGTTTGAAGCAAACTATGATCTCCTGCCGCGGGTTCACCCGGATCCATGGCCAAGCTTGTTTGATGCGGATGGTGTCCGGAGTGCCGCTCCAGACGATGACGTTCCTTTAGCCTTCAAGGGTCTATCTCAGTCCTGGTGTCTGTTGACTCGCTATGCCTCCTTTGCATCAGAGCCACTAAGGGTGGTAGACATCGACGTGGTGCTGTCTTCCCTCCCATCAGTCAGATGCCACGCAATCAAGCACAACAATCTCCCCTCCTCGGGCGAAGGCCGACTAGTCGCCCCCAAAACCATCGAGGAAGCAGCATTTGAGCTCAAAGCCCAAAAGGCCTCCCTCGACGAGCGAGGTCCATCACCATTGGACGTCTCCCTCGTCATCAAATGGTCTCGTCCGGAGGTCTCGGATCAACTCAACAGCACTACTTTACCAGTGCCACGGTTCAATCTGTTTGGTACGGAACCGCGGGTTTTGGCGACGGTCTCGCATATGTTTACACCGCACCCGTTGGTGGTCTTGACGGTGTATATTGAGAATGCGTCGAATCATCTGTTGACGTTTGGGCTGACGATGGAGCCGAGTGACGAGTTTGCATTTTCGGGGCCGAAGCAGACTAGTCTGAGCTTGTTGCCTgtgcagaggaggggggtggagtaTAGGTTGGTGCCgtttgatgatttggggggaggtggggaggtgggtgggtgttgggttggtggttagGGATAAGTATTATCAGAAGGTGCTGAGGGTTGTGCccgggggtgaggggttAGGGGacgaaggaggggggggaggtttggattccaggacggggaggtggaggggggatgggaaggggagtaAGGGGTTAGAGAGAGTGATGGTGTAGATGTTTGGTTTTGTGTTAGTTTGAGATACCTATGAATGACATGTTAGTGAGATTTGTAGATGTAGATATTGCGTAGCAGGTTGTGGGCACGGAAGTGAAACTGCTATGTGGAATGGATGCCTGAAGTGTAGTTAAGAGGCCTTTCAATATGTATAATATGGCCTTTTAACGTGATTGATATGCCTTTCAACATGGTCAACACGCCTTTCGATATAAATAAGTGATAGACCTTTAAAAATCATCAAAGAGGCCTCTAGACATGATTGATAGGCTtcaaaagatagttaataggccATTCAAAGTAATTAATAGGCCTTACAACATAACTGACAGGTGTTTTAGGACAATCAGGAGGCATGTCTATGAGATCTTGAGGTCTTCAGATTAGGTCAAGGTCTCTTTTATTTAGTCCTCTACGCGATATATAATTGTAGACGTAATTCATCATGCCCTGTGAGTTTAGAAACTTCCATGCATATCTATCCACACCAGCCAAAATTATACCCCTGAATAACCCCTTAGTACTTTGGATGTGCAGCTGGCACACCAGACCAGTATCTTTTTCTTCAGGAATCTGTTCTCACAAATTGTTGCTGTTTGCAGGTGAGAGACAACAAGATGCTATCCACACTGCCACATGCTCATCGTTCTTTCAACCGTAATTAAACATGGAGTCCTCGAACCACATTCCaattccaccacctcaaagGGAGTCATCCGATGGCAATTTCCATTCACTCTTCCACAATAGCAATTTGTGGACTTGAGATATTGCCCAAATGCGAATGACAATAACACCTTAACAGGTAGGTGATTGACAGTGCCTGAATGCCAACAAACACAGGGCCAGACATTCACTGGTGGGCCGTGCGTTGCCGCTAACAGCCGCGACTGCTACCTGTGTGAGAGCCAACGCACGGCCAGCGAGAAACACAGCGCAACCCAAGCCGCAGGCGTCACCACTCCGGGCTCTTATTTTCCGCTGCTTGAGTAGTCAGCCTCATCTGGACACCCCTCAACCTGGCAACGACAGGAAGAGAAAAATTGCCAACTGAATCGCGACATCGGAGGTGTGGTTAGTTTCTGGATCGACAAGATATCAGAAACACCGTCGTATCAATTCCTCGGCTTGCTCAGGTACCAtccgccatcccctccaGGTCAGCACATCCAGCTCGCCTTGcctgcagcagcaagcccAACCGCCCTCCATTACTGCCAACGCAGACCCCCGCCAGATCCAGTTTCGGCACCGTGCACCTGCCAGGTCCTATTTTCTTCTGCTGGCGACCATTCTTCCGAAATTTGATCTCGTTCGGCCGACTTTTGGTTCAGCTTGAGCATATCCCCCCCTCTTCTACTTCCTACaccgtctctctctctctctctcggcgAACCACTTTGATTAGTCGACGACAGAGCCACTCTTTCTCGGCGACCGACTACTACAGACAACAGAACAGATCCAGCCTACCCCTCGATCGacgaccgaccgaccgcTTCCCCTTACCCCTCGCTACGCCCAGACTGGACGATAGCGTCACCGCTTTCACACGGGCAAGCACACAAATTAGAGGAAATTATAGACAGGACAAAACCAATTTAGCAAGAGTCGGACCATAGAATACCAGGGCGACTCTCTCCCGACCATTCCGACCACCAGATCGTGTGCGGGGTTCATAGccaatacctacctacctactaccAAAGTAACCAACTCCGGATTTCGGGGCCTCATTCGTCTTCTTCTACAAGAGTCGCCACCTTTACCACCGCAAACATGCCCTGCTACAAGGGCATCGCGGTGAGCATCCATGCAAATGGTGCCCCGGTGCCCGAATACGGCATCCAAAAACAGTCTCGGCTGTCACGTATCAACACTTACATCCCGGTCCCGCAGCCCCAGGTCAACCCAGAGAATAACAAGCCTGAGCCGGCCAAGTTCGCCATTTCCATTACCCTCCTGACCCCCGGCCTCGCGATACCCTACTCTGCCCCCAAAGCCACCGAAAGTAACCCGTACCCGAAGCCGCAATATGTCGGCGCTCTCCCCTCGAGCACTGGGGAGCGGGGCAAGTTCCACGGCATCGTGGCTCCCTACATTCCTATGACTCAGAGCGAGA
This window encodes:
- the dna2 gene encoding DNA replication endonuclease-helicase Dna2 (COG:L; EggNog:ENOG503NVHU) — encoded protein: MAARQHTRPRRVPSKCVVEKGTSFPRSPGHQDKTQTGPVDSIARYFEPGFAPYTFASPIWSSIRFVLPTSALCFFLVFIYIIHVVTPLPHDTMPPLQKSYSDSNKLPSKRSQWQRSKTHPNPAPPRPALRVSSKTKTKLKAFQFDAKDCESAAESDSTVDFLKKEQIVDSIPQVAPQSSPSLDDVPKAAPKADQEDSPSERLMWANDINPHESGISTILLYQNRKRRARSSSPVSSPITKGTTPAAGVRKTYQGHGPLRDDPTSALWGSYNIIGTDASPSRLANPSPADLMVSSSPRPARDGMAPGSQRSLRKTLSLGRNWPKRRKLGGLDETELGTRTNASQSKSVMVEEMLKTVGGELSRSFEVQARKSSSQGSQTVDTSRSRSPSREPPASSPLAQKLSRVAPDAAPARSKTSSDYGDDDFDDDTLMELDATILPTKEVDPPKEEVPSAKPQPKSAADGFDDDEFDDFDVDFLEGAENLITQIEAQHASQSQAPAQQQAQPVLDDGGGDDDDDAYGGGFDDDDFDDADFDAMELAATQGASARALPTHVRIIRQKPKAIQRYLITNVLESSYVDDRGRESEEKVLWVEHEGTKTTYMVHLRGDWVDTQANPKAYVHIIGDFEPSRRCIIDNNHNIIILHPDQLISSTVIADSFTCMRRAVLQDRVKATSEATPALVYGTILHEVFQAALMANEWTMDYLRDVIDKTLQKHMEDIYVIKVSMDDARNHLVSKMPELRSWAQAFVSAAPQANANVQGRNGEKINMCVSKLLDVEEHVWSPMYGLKGNIDATVQVTMREGNVSQTLTVPFEVKTGKNATANHQAQTVLYNLLLSDRYDIEIAYGILYYMETSQTLRIPAIRHELRHMIMQRNALACYIRERSVQLPPMKRSKNACERCYAQTSCFIYHKLADGGNGDTSGLNEKFEAAVQHLSPRHQEFFLKWEDLLTKEEKESQKLRRELWTMVSTEREKVGRCFANVIIEEGSAFEDENQAKINRFTYTFIKESPAAGFSFMDSQLQVGEPIVVSDEQGHFALALGYVTAVRKQRISVAVDRRLHNARIRQPGFDEVDNQVFASIMEVAPEGAAPAQSQGKIKEPPIRYRLDKDEFSNGMATVRNNLVQIMTNGPQGFQRIRQLVVDLIPPSFKSAPTQYSVPGKNSLNVDQKAAVEKVMSAKDYALVLGMPGTGKTTTIAHIIRALIGQGKTLLLTSYTHTAVDNILLKLKDDKIPILRLGAPAKVHPEVRDFVTLASQPMSSFDEIRRAWHGTPVVATTCLGVNHPVFNERVFDYCIVDEASQITLPICLGPIRMARTFVLVGDHNQLPPLVQNNEARIGGLDVSLFKLLSDAHPSSVVNLEHQYRMSEDIMTLSNTLIYKGRLKCGTESLRNAELHVPHIETLKQRHHDAETFFQKPPAGTHCCPAPKPNSCWLHDLITPSTRVKFINTDLLPDSQEQAKGNRIVNPTEAKIITQLVDSLVLCGVPAEEIGVMTHYRSQLALLKYHLRGSTGGRDVEMHTADRFQGRDKSVILLSLVRSNDSGSIGELLKDWRRINVAFTRAKVKLLVVGSKKTLLGEGSEQQQGQEGEKDMIKRFVELMVQRQWVYDLGREQFEGHYFSFVEDYLSPAKGKTPVRRSAVVKKMVEESPLKGRKLMERFVAGGLGVNRAGDRNKENVRGGVSKQPTMGRKRIGERVLTKGGPVVRDILNELMG
- a CDS encoding hypothetical protein (EggNog:ENOG503Q3F5; COG:S) gives rise to the protein MDEYPAGSLDHSVPFLLTLGTSGDPTYQSGLSAVLKEQAILIRSELPPLDSDQAHALLRYIQNRDASDLPCNGRDAPKKHRFHVKTAERSILLPPRRARLPDGIDMPSPTAVLHSPYSPLSPISPLYPDGLIGTQWIRKHQDLVPSVLLCFYTLTSDPTLATLNDNKIKTDVNNIRALLSQSGYKTRLAVVLLSDKTSASGDHVQDRLESLRRGCGIDAKSLFLVPPGDSKEELERMAENMLTTLYTASLDYYRDLGRHSRKKRGRGVAPQPTVPPTSGTSQTLSLAGWNVRYDFKSAVFAEYRQEMDVALRSYEQAYENLLSSELMEVIPSWSPRWNEARFLADVLAVRCLRCLLWNGQHSAAARRWQSHRERIADFLDRRGRGTGNYGWEAWESRWALLMANLMEKASIPELAPVTHKLYLQPEKNVMGERLQPWEFLHHTGYWYRLSAKHMQARRDFAHAIPEDDRRSPSMSPASFVAKSAFAYDTYMCPDPFEEYPLHRGGFDHGRFVVERLMKARSEFLKREQVRLAAEVSLECARELGLTEEWSGIVKLLRPLWKDLPFRSEGWTTIAELLSWNLRAAAVELDDAELVVTIDWELLNQTFQKRPNWEYDITKALDQIDTESKPIVSLADGQILPFIWTSFLFREEEGKAGQNVRSQLTIKSNAHQGSTPVSLTSLYLNFSGSLDRVVIEHDDAAAVQEKRGNTSISAVPLTRDDAEAEVTDLGATNKSVILQGAADLTLAPGQTLVFNLEIPLREPGETEAQSLVVNLDTEEFDLHHELKFHQTPKTNFWYLSGSATKRIARPNPLAIKVQPRPPKLEIKCPVWKDQYYTDEAIVLEFELTNGEDIEALAKLDATLFGENPPAFTVDIAGHESQTSSSSRSEESKLIGAPLGTIESSKTSSVQLRLPPVDRSSQYDLTLKVTYFLPTNPGTPITQTTAFQLNIVNPFEANYDLLPRVHPDPWPSLFDADGVRSAAPDDDVPLAFKGLSQSWCLLTRYASFASEPLRVVDIDVVLSSLPSVRCHAIKHNNLPSSGEGRLVAPKTIEEAAFELKAQKASLDERGPSPLDVSLVIKWSRPEVSDQLNSTTLPVPRFNLFGTEPRVLATVSHMFTPHPLVVLTVYIENASNHLLTFGLTMEPSDEFAFSGPKQTSLSLLPVQRRGVEYRLVPFDDLGGGGEVGGCWYYQKVLRVVPGGEGLGDEGGGGGLDSRTGRWRGDGKGSKGLERVMV